From the genome of Kitasatospora acidiphila, one region includes:
- a CDS encoding NUDIX hydrolase: protein MIDFDVLTALAAREGIERIGVGVIVRDHSGRVLLICRAAHDVLPGLWEYPGGGREGDEAVEAGAARELAEETGLTGLPLEYARSLDYTNQNGRRVRQFVFTTAVADGTAVTLSEEHDAHQWAEPDELPHTSDGQREVIQWLTRRLSLPNWRPVGGYLSTIARPTTYGCLLVTDRQGRVIGMRSTVDPAAWDFPGGNVEHGETPFDAALREAQEELGLDLAAENPQVLRRRLVAVIHAQADTYFPVPTCGYVFDGGTLTAEQQARIRLDPAEHTEFRFETTHDWRSRMTPAHYQWLRQVLRAHRSGRPLYLERPARADDDFEGVLVFVTDPAGRLLMHLRDDLPGMAWPGYWTPIGGWREGDESAEESAVREVREEAGIEITGLRALPDPHHDLGLPLTRVLHAVWHGPETELRLGDEGRAVRMVPLTELPGLKVPPYMAHYLPQLAAAHQSEGVNQ from the coding sequence GTGATCGACTTCGATGTACTGACCGCGTTGGCGGCGCGCGAGGGGATCGAGCGGATCGGCGTCGGCGTGATCGTGCGCGACCACTCCGGGCGGGTCCTGCTGATCTGCCGGGCCGCCCACGACGTCCTGCCTGGCCTGTGGGAGTACCCGGGGGGCGGTCGCGAGGGCGACGAGGCGGTGGAGGCAGGCGCGGCACGCGAGTTGGCCGAGGAGACCGGCCTTACCGGCCTGCCGCTGGAATACGCGCGCAGCCTGGACTACACCAACCAGAACGGTCGGCGGGTGCGGCAGTTCGTGTTCACCACCGCGGTGGCAGATGGCACCGCGGTGACCCTGTCGGAAGAGCACGACGCCCACCAGTGGGCCGAACCCGACGAGTTGCCGCACACCAGCGACGGGCAGCGCGAGGTCATCCAGTGGCTGACCCGTCGCCTCTCACTCCCCAACTGGCGGCCCGTCGGCGGCTACCTCTCCACCATCGCGCGCCCCACCACCTACGGCTGTCTCCTCGTCACCGACCGGCAGGGCCGCGTCATCGGGATGCGCTCGACCGTCGACCCGGCCGCCTGGGACTTCCCCGGTGGCAACGTCGAGCACGGCGAAACGCCGTTCGACGCCGCGCTGCGCGAGGCCCAAGAAGAGCTGGGCCTCGACCTTGCTGCGGAGAACCCGCAGGTGCTCCGGCGCCGCCTGGTCGCCGTGATCCATGCGCAGGCCGACACCTACTTCCCGGTGCCGACGTGCGGCTACGTGTTCGACGGCGGCACGCTGACTGCAGAACAGCAGGCCCGGATCCGGCTCGATCCGGCCGAGCACACCGAGTTCCGGTTCGAGACGACCCACGACTGGCGCTCCCGCATGACCCCTGCCCACTACCAGTGGCTCCGGCAGGTGTTGCGCGCCCACCGGTCCGGACGCCCGCTCTACCTGGAACGCCCTGCCCGGGCCGACGACGACTTCGAGGGCGTCCTGGTCTTCGTCACCGACCCTGCGGGCCGACTGCTGATGCACCTGCGCGACGACCTGCCCGGCATGGCCTGGCCCGGCTACTGGACTCCGATCGGCGGCTGGCGCGAGGGCGACGAGAGCGCCGAGGAGAGCGCGGTGCGCGAGGTCCGCGAGGAGGCCGGGATCGAGATCACCGGGCTTCGGGCCCTCCCCGACCCGCACCACGACCTCGGCCTCCCCCTCACCCGCGTCCTCCACGCCGTCTGGCACGGCCCCGAGACGGAGCTGCGGCTCGGCGACGAGGGCCGCGCGGTGCGCATGGTCCCCCTTACGGAGCTGCCCGGTCTCAAGGTCCCGCCATACATGGCGCACTACCTGCCGCAACTCGCAGCCGCCCACCAGTCCGAAGGAGTGAACCAGTGA
- a CDS encoding NUDIX domain-containing protein, producing the protein MTQPTIARQPVAPLPWQQHGRTTLLDTGSYLIQRDTVTQPDGTHSAFEFHQARVDAALTVALDDQGRIAMVRYHSYVHGEIVTPPGGVLEPGEEPLDAARRELKEESGITGADWSKLGQVALMTKCTCDLKAPLREWEGPETPTPR; encoded by the coding sequence GTGACCCAGCCCACCATCGCCCGCCAACCAGTCGCGCCCCTGCCCTGGCAGCAGCACGGCCGCACCACCCTGCTCGACACCGGCTCGTACCTGATCCAGCGCGACACCGTCACCCAACCCGACGGCACGCACAGTGCCTTCGAGTTCCACCAGGCCCGCGTCGACGCCGCTCTGACGGTCGCCCTGGACGACCAGGGCCGGATCGCGATGGTCCGCTACCACTCCTACGTCCACGGCGAGATCGTCACCCCGCCCGGTGGCGTCCTCGAACCGGGCGAGGAACCGCTGGACGCGGCCCGCCGCGAGCTCAAGGAGGAGTCCGGCATCACGGGCGCCGACTGGAGCAAGCTCGGCCAGGTCGCCCTGATGACCAAGTGCACGTGCGACCTGAAAGCCCCTCTGCGTGAGTGGGAAGGACCGGAGACGCCAACCCCCCGCTAG
- the ltrA gene encoding group II intron reverse transcriptase/maturase has protein sequence MNDSQLPDSDPSRNGTPDFAANWHSTDWAKVENEVRRLRHRIFKASQAGDLAKVRNLQKLMLRSHSNTLQSVRRVTQQSKGRRTAGVDHFRALTPEGRGRLAHALSVPGAPKVKPVRRVYIPKANGKTRPLGIPTIRDRVEQARVKNALEPEWEAKFDGRSYGFRPGRSCHDALLMIHNVVNKKSRQWVLDADLEAAFDRIDHNHLMREIGHFPARERIRDWLRAGVMENGAFISTDEGTPQGGVISPLLLNIALNGMETAAGVRIRRTKEGLKTHLKSPVLVRYADDFVVLCHDELGAHEARLKLCSWLEARGLRINEQKTSVVEVTEGFDFLGARCQLYGNGTTLIVPSTDAVKKARKRIKEIITSCGSGSEEFLISKLSPFIRGWSGYYSPMSSSRTFSNLDRYVFERLWEWARRRHRKKGRRWVKDRYWGRHHPTRNDRWVFGNSHMYLAKFAWTPIRYHRGVPAHVSKDDPEHAEFWARRSRRRGLPVTERKRITLLAVRQKGLCPGCGLDLMEGAGFEPDNLRDWVAWFDGATRAFNVHHVVQRVNGGSDHLSNLELRHTECHQQLHAGGHDKSGPGRSQ, from the coding sequence TTGAACGACAGTCAGTTGCCGGATAGCGACCCCTCCCGGAACGGAACCCCCGACTTCGCCGCCAACTGGCACAGCACGGACTGGGCCAAGGTGGAGAACGAGGTAAGACGGCTCCGCCACCGGATCTTCAAGGCTTCGCAGGCTGGAGACCTGGCGAAGGTCAGAAACCTCCAGAAGCTCATGCTGCGGTCGCACTCCAACACGCTGCAAAGTGTGCGGCGGGTGACGCAGCAGAGTAAAGGACGACGTACGGCCGGAGTGGACCACTTCAGGGCTCTGACACCGGAGGGACGGGGCAGGCTTGCCCATGCTCTCTCGGTCCCCGGAGCTCCAAAGGTCAAGCCGGTACGACGGGTGTACATCCCGAAGGCGAACGGCAAGACGAGGCCGCTCGGCATCCCGACCATCAGGGACCGGGTAGAGCAGGCCAGGGTGAAGAACGCCCTGGAGCCGGAGTGGGAGGCCAAGTTCGACGGCCGCTCCTATGGTTTCCGCCCCGGACGAAGCTGCCACGATGCTCTGCTGATGATCCACAATGTGGTGAACAAGAAGAGCAGGCAGTGGGTTCTGGATGCGGACCTGGAGGCCGCGTTCGACCGGATCGACCACAACCACTTGATGCGAGAAATCGGGCACTTCCCGGCCCGAGAGCGGATCAGGGACTGGTTGAGGGCCGGTGTGATGGAGAACGGTGCCTTCATCTCTACAGACGAAGGCACACCACAAGGTGGGGTGATTAGCCCACTGCTCCTGAATATCGCGCTGAACGGGATGGAGACGGCGGCGGGAGTCCGTATCAGGCGGACAAAGGAGGGGCTAAAGACCCATCTGAAATCGCCCGTTCTGGTGAGGTACGCCGACGACTTCGTGGTGCTATGCCACGACGAACTCGGAGCGCATGAAGCGCGGCTCAAGCTATGCAGCTGGCTGGAAGCTCGGGGTCTGCGGATCAACGAGCAGAAAACCAGCGTGGTAGAGGTAACCGAAGGATTTGATTTCCTCGGGGCCCGATGCCAGCTGTATGGCAACGGGACGACGCTCATCGTACCGTCCACGGACGCCGTTAAGAAGGCCAGGAAGAGGATCAAGGAAATCATCACATCCTGCGGGAGTGGCAGCGAGGAGTTTCTAATCTCCAAGCTAAGCCCATTCATCAGAGGATGGAGTGGCTACTACAGTCCAATGTCCTCATCGAGGACATTCAGCAATCTCGACAGATATGTCTTCGAGAGATTGTGGGAGTGGGCTCGTAGGAGGCACCGCAAGAAGGGGAGAAGGTGGGTGAAGGACCGGTACTGGGGCCGACACCACCCGACCAGGAACGACAGATGGGTATTTGGCAACAGCCATATGTATCTGGCGAAGTTCGCCTGGACCCCAATCCGCTACCACCGAGGAGTCCCGGCGCACGTGTCGAAGGACGACCCGGAACACGCGGAGTTCTGGGCCCGCAGATCCCGCAGACGCGGATTGCCAGTGACCGAGCGCAAGCGCATCACGTTGCTGGCAGTACGACAGAAGGGACTGTGCCCAGGCTGCGGTCTTGACCTCATGGAGGGAGCCGGCTTCGAGCCGGACAACCTCCGCGACTGGGTGGCGTGGTTCGACGGCGCCACACGGGCATTCAATGTCCACCACGTCGTGCAGCGGGTGAACGGTGGCTCCGATCACCTCAGCAACCTGGAACTCAGACACACCGAGTGCCACCAGCAGCTACATGCTGGTGGACACGACAAGTCCGGACCTGGGAGGTCCCAGTGA
- a CDS encoding NUDIX hydrolase encodes MFIARNLTVGEQELTGTETGMTVEWWPLQEAVAAAMDGRLLLSGAAVSVLMAANTIPTPGHA; translated from the coding sequence ATGTTCATCGCCCGGAACCTGACGGTCGGCGAGCAGGAACTGACCGGCACCGAGACCGGCATGACCGTGGAGTGGTGGCCGCTCCAGGAGGCCGTCGCCGCCGCGATGGACGGCCGACTCCTGCTGTCCGGGGCTGCCGTGTCGGTCCTGATGGCCGCCAACACCATCCCCACTCCGGGGCACGCATGA